A DNA window from Clupea harengus unplaced genomic scaffold, Ch_v2.0.2, whole genome shotgun sequence contains the following coding sequences:
- the LOC122130557 gene encoding thiosulfate:glutathione sulfurtransferase-like, with the protein MTITVCLLLTLLIFTTQNGVNSKHEQGGEFCDAKPQSLCQGDSDLKTSSTVVTYSELKHLLAERKVRLFDVRNTDEFAEGRIPTAVNVPLGELGEAFGLTPDQFRARYGAPLPPADAADVVLYCQRGRRSAQALEIIRGLGYHRARHYAGGYSQWSQ; encoded by the exons ATGACAATCACCGTATGCTTACTGCTGACCTTATTAATCTTTACGACCCAAAATGGCGTCAACAGTAAACATGAGCAGGGAGGTGAGTTCTGTGACGCGAAACCGCAAAGTTTATGTCAAGGGGACTCCGACTTGAAAACATCTTCCACAG TAGTCACCTATTCAGAGCTGAAGCATTTGTTAGCTGAACGAAAAGTGAGACTCTTTGACGTCCGCAACACTGATGAGTTTGCAGAGGGACGGATACCTACAGCTGTCAATGTACCac TTGGAGAGCTGGGAGAGGCGTTTGGGCTGACTCCAGATCAGTTTAGAGCACGCTATGGGGCTCCGCTGCCTCCAGCGGACGCCGCTGATGTTGTGCTCTACTGCCAGAGGGGGCGCCGCAGCGCACAGGCTCTGGAGATCATCAGGGGACTGGgctaccacag ggctcGGCACTATGCAGGTGGCTACAGTCAGTGGTCTCAATAA
- the LOC122130558 gene encoding cystatin-B-like: MPMMCGGTSEAKEATPEIQAICDEMKPHAEEKAGQKYDVFTAKQYTSQVVAGTNFFIKCARWRDDHIHMRVFQSLPHAGLKKELHSIQTAKAHQDPISYF; this comes from the exons ATGCCTATGATGTGCGGGGGAACCAGCGAGGCGAAAGAAGCCACTCCGGAGATCCAGGCGATCTGTGacgag ATGAAACCTCATGCTGAAGAGAAAGCTGGACAGAAGTATGATGTCTTTACAGCCAAGCAGTACACATCCCAAGTGGTGGCTGGTACCAACTTCttcatcaagt GTGCACGTTGGCGGGACGATCACATCCACATGCGAGTGTTCCAGAGTCTTCCTCACGCCGGCCTGAAGAAAGAGCTGCACAGCATCCAGACCGCCAAGGCACACCAGGACCCCATCAGCTacttctaa